The Lepidochelys kempii isolate rLepKem1 chromosome 20, rLepKem1.hap2, whole genome shotgun sequence sequence TGCAGAATGGGGGAAGTGGCAGAGCGCACCACACTGCAGGAGGGGGGGAGTGCACTGCActgcaggaggggggagggggaaagcacaGTGCACTGCAGGAGGACAGCACACTTCACTGCAGAATGGGGGAAGTGGCAGAGCGCACCACActgcaggaggggggagggggaaagcgcAGTGCActgcaggaggggggagggggaaagcgcAGTGCActgcaggaggggggagggggaaagcgcAGTGCACTGCAGGAGGACAGCACACTTCACTGGAGAATGGGGGAAGTGGCAGAGCGCACCACACTGCAGGAGGGGAGGAGTGCACTGCActgcaggaggggggagggggaaagcgcAGTGCACTGCAGGAGGACAGCACACTTCACTGCAGAATGGGGGAAGTGGCAGAGCGCACCACACTGCAGGAGGGGGGAGCGGGTGCTCACTACACtgcagaggggggagggggaaagcgcAGCACACTGCCgagtgggggggggagctcaCATTGCCCtgcgggagggggagaggcaTGCATTGTGTtgaacggggcggggggggagcgcACTGCAGCGGGAAGGACAGAGGGGCAGACGGGGTGAAGGGGAAGAGCGGGGAGTCGGGGCGTCTCGAACTCCTGCCCCGGCCTCTGCCCGCAGAGGAACTTGACGGAGTTCGTGGTGGCCGTGGACGTGCCCAACATGCTGCAGCTGTACGGGAGCATGCTGTACGAGCGGCGCATCCTGCTCACCTCCGGCAAGCTCAGCACGgtgaggggcaccggggggggcACTCGCCCTGGCACAGGGCCGCTGGGGAGGGGGTCGCAGGGCTGTGCCCTGGCACATGCCTGCAGTGAGGGCGCGGGGACGTGCCTTGgcaggggcactggggggtgTTGCTCAGGGGGACGTGCCCCGGCCCACGCGCACAACCCGTTATGGCCCCGGCCCGGGACTTGTGACCCCCGTAGCCTCCAATTCAGGACATTTCTtgaggcccctgcctcccccagatCTCTCCGTCCTCGGAGCCCCCCACCCAACCTCCCCCACGTCGGAGCACAGTCTAAGGCCGGGTCTGTGTCTGTCCCCAGCTCACGGCCTGcgtccaggcctcctccgccatGCTCTACCCCATGTACTGGCAACACATCTACATCCCCACGCTGCCCCCGCACCTGCTCGACTACTGCTGGTAAGGGCACGGGCAGCCTCTGGCGGGCCAAACAGGGGTGGGCCAGGTCGGTTCTTGGAGGGGGGACCGCCGGCATCCttcagggaggtgggagggggcgctctcccctggcggtcagggCTGGCCCCGGTGCCCTAGactggcactagggggcgctgtgcggcagggagcagggtgggggctctgtagggggcgctctcccctggcggtcagggCTGGCCCCGGTGCCCTAGactggcactagggggcgctgtgcggcagggagcagggtgggggctctgtaggaggcgctctcccctggcggtcaggTCTGGCCCCAGTGCCCTATAGGGGGCGCTGTgcggcagggagcagggtgggggctctgtAGGGGGCGCCCTCCCCTGGCGGTCAGGGCTGGCCCCGGTGCCCTAggctggcactagggggcgctgtgcggcagggagcagggtgggggctctgtagggggcgctctcccctggcggtcagggggtgctctccccatggtgccaggcagggagcagggtgggggctctgtagggggcgctgtgccctTTCAGCCAGTGCTAGCCCCTGCCTGGCACCATGGGGTGCTGTGCCACAGGGAGCGGGGCGAGGGCTAGGCAGGGTAAACTCTCCCCTCACGGTCCGTGCCAACCCCAGTGTCCCAGTGTGGCGCTTGGGGGGACTGTGCTGTAGGGAGCAAGTTTTAGGGGGATAATCTAGCGCACTGATCCCTCTAGTCTCTGCTTTGAGGCACGGGCGCTACCAGGCCTGGGCAGTTTATGCTTTATTTGTCTGCGTCTCctcatcctctctctccctccctcccttcccgcaGTGCCCCTATGCCCTACCTCATCGGTGTCCATTCCAGCCTCATGGAGGTGAGTCCTGCCCCTCCCCGGCGCCCCCTGGGGACTGCAACCTGCACTGCAGGCTGGGAAGGGGGGTGAGACCCAGCACAaactggggctgcaggaagcctgAATGCGGGGGATCCCCCAGGATGCAGGGGGGAGCTCCTGCCGTTCCCAGGAAGAGAtctgggactgggggaggggggcgggcttGTGTGGAGAAAGGGGTCCCACAGCTTCATGGGGGGGATTTCCTCAGCCTTTGCACAGGGGGTGGGTCCGATCCCCTGGACGTTTAATTTGGATCTCGAGTCAAAGCTGCCATCAGCAAGGAGCTGCTGCGGGTCCCAGAGCTGGAGCGAAGCCGGGTGCCAAGCTACAGGCTCTGGCCCCTTGTGGGTTGCCTGCTGGAGCGGGTTTCCCTCAGGGAAGAACCGTCCTGGTGGCCTGAGGTTACCGGTGGACGGCAAGCCCGGCTGCCTGGTGGGGAGGTGCAGAGCGCCGAGGccggctccagctccagccctttcccctctGGATGTGTCCTCTCCTGGCAGAGGGTGCGGGACAAGGCCCTGGAGGACGTGGTGATCCTCAACATCGACACCAACACGCTGGAGTCGCCCTTCCAGGACCTGGAGAACCTCCCGAGCGACGTGGTCAGTCCCTGCCCGTCCCTGCCTGTCCCCTGCTGCCGTCCCCTGTCTCCAGCACAAGCAGATGGGTgaaaccctcctccccctccaccagcCCTGGAGGGGACCCCCACATTCAACCTCCATGATCCTTGGCAAGCCCCACGCTGGGCTGCATCCAAACCTTAGCCTGGATCTCCCCATAGTCCCCTTCTCTCCTGTTCTGTGCCCCCTCCTTACACCCCGGGTATGGGGCATGGGCTCTGAGCTCCCCCTGGCATCTCGTGGCTTGGCAGCCCGGAGATCTCATCCCCAGTGCAGACGCTGCCCTTTGGTTGCGTGAGGAAGGAGGTTCCCCAGCCAGAGCTGGAAGTCGGCTTCCTTCTCTAGTGGCAACGTGATTTCTGGAGATCCCACGGACAGATCCTTCCGTCCCTTTCCAGAGGGACCCCAGGAGATGGGAGGAGCGTGATCTGCAGGGACCCTGTGggatctccctccctccccgctctcATGGACTTTCCCGTCTAATCCAGGGATCCATCTCAGCCTGAGTGTACCCCAAAGCCCCCTGGGATCTAGGGCCCGGACCAcactgctgcccctccccagctcccccagcccaggagcTGACCCTGACTCACTCATGTGGGTCTCTCCTCTCCCAGGTGTCTCTCCTGAAGCTCCAGCTGAAGAAGCAGTCAGCCACCACTGGGGACGGGGTGGCCCGAGCCTTCCTCCGAGCCCAGGCGCTGCTGTTCGGCGGCTATCGTGACGCGCTGATTTGCACCCCGGTGAGGCTGGCTTCCCTCCCAGCCCACTGAGGGCAGCTCACAGGGAGGGGGCACATGCAGTGTGAGATAGGACAGAGTCAGGTGCTCAGTGTCTCCCCCTTGGGGCTAGACATTCATTATTGGTATCTGGGACCCTCAATCCTGGTCCAGGACCCCGTTGTGTTAGGTACTGTATATTTCACCCGGGAATTTGAGTTGAGGGCAGGaacccattgtgccaggcgctgacCAGACCCAGAACAAGAAGCTGGTCCACGCCCCCACTTCCCACATGCCCCATGTGTTCCCTCCAAGAGTTCCCCCCATGGCAGCCTATGTGTTCCCCCTTTCTTCCAGGCCCGGCCATACGAGTGTCTGCACGCCCCTGAGCAGCTATGCTGCCATGGGCAGGGAGACCGGCAGAGTAGCATAGAGCAATCAGCCCTCTAAGTGTCTGTCTTCTCCCCGTTGCGGGGTTTCCTTCCTCAGGGATCCCCAGGATCGGGAGgggaaaccccaaaccctccccaCTCTGTGTCCCTCTAATGCCCCCCTCCCAGGGAGGACTTCCTGGAAATCCAGTGGCCCCTGTGGGTTTCTCTGTGCAGGGGGAGGCATTAGCCCTGAGTGACCCTCAAGGATTTTATGTTGCAAAGCAGCTGCCGGGGTTAAGCCCTGGGGGGGGTTGAGTTCTCCAGAAACGCTGAGGAACCATCCAGGGCAGCTGGAGTGCCCGGTTTGCCCAGTAACTACCCCGTGGTCAGTGCCCTCAGGGGCTTTGGGCTAGCTGCCAATCCCCGGTGCCCAGAGCAACCTGGCTTCCCCAGTCTGGGGCCCTGCTCCAGACCTCCGCCCCAAGCGGGGCACAGAGCCAGTGTCTCTGACCTGGGACCCAACCTCCTAGAAGGGAGCCCCCCGCATTCACCCTCTTTGTGCCCTCTGCCCCCAGGGCCAGCCCATCTCTTTCTGCCAAGAGTCCTTCCTCAACCACAAGTCTAGCACCATGCGGGAGTTCCTGCAGAACGCAGTGcacctgcagctgttcaaacaggtAAAAGGGAGAGcctagggctgggggggtgggggggcaggaattCTGGGGCCCAGTTCTGAGACCCCCAGGTACATTGGCAGCCCCTGTCCAGAGGAAATGATGTGCCCAGCCCCCGCCATGTGTGTGTGACCTTCTCTcctggaggggtgaggggtgcatcTAGGAGTgtttgggggggcggagggggcccgggatggggggaggggattggTTGGGCCACTCCATCCCGGGTCATATTTCCTAGGGCTTTGAGGTGTCACGTCACCACAAAAGCTATTAACGAATGGCCGCGCTCTCCGACCATGtcctccactgccctgcccccatgtcCCCCATAATAATTTATGCCCCCACTGTATCATGTGCTCTCCCTGTAATGGCCCCCTCTAATGGTTCCCCCTTCTCCATCTGCCCCCCATGCTCCCCTCTAATGGTTCCCCCTTCTCCATCTGCCCCCCATGCTCCCCTCTAATGGTTCCCCCTTCTCCATCTGCCCCCCCATGCTCCCCTCTAATGGTTCCCCCTTCTCCATCTGCCCTTCCGTGTGCTCCCCTCTAATGGTTCCCCCTTCTCCATCTGCCCCCCATACTCCCCTCTAATGGTTCCCCCTTCTCCATCTGCCCCCCATACTCCCCTCTAATGGTTCCCCCCTCCATCTGCCCCCATGCTCCCCTCTAATGGTTCCCCCTTCTCCATCTGCCCCCCATACTCCCCTCTAATGGTTCCCCCTTCCATCTGCCCCCATGCTCCCCTCTAATGGTTTCCCCTTCTCCATCTGCCCCCCCATGCTCCCCTCTAATGGTTCCCCCTTCTCCATCTGCCCTTCCGTGTGCTCCCCTCTAATGGTTCCCCCTTCTCCATCTGCCCCCCATACTTCCCTCTCATGGTTCCCCCTTCTCCATCTGCTCCCCCGTACTCCCCTCTAATTGTTCCCCGTTCTCCATCTGCCCCCCATACTCCCCTCTAATGTTTCCCCCCTCCATCTGCCCCCCCATACTCCCCTCTAATGTTTCCCCCTCCATCTGCCCCCCATACTCCCCTCTAATGTTTCCCCCCTCCATCTGCCCCCCCATACTCCCCTCTAATGTTTCCCCCCTCCATCTGCCCCCCCATACTCCCCTCTAATGTTTCCCCCCTCCATCTGCCCTCCATACTCCCCTCTAATGTTTCCTCCCTCCATCTGCTCCCCCGTACTCCCCTCTAATGGTTCTCCTTCTCCATCTGCTCCCCCGTACTCCCCTCTAATGGTTCTCCTTCTCCATCTGCCCCCCATTCTCTCCTCTCATGGTTCCCTCCTCTCTATCTGACCCCATGCTCCCCTCTCACGGTTCCCCTTCTGCATGTGCTCTCTGTGCTCTCCCCAACTCCCCTTGCACTCGCGCCGCCCCCTTTGCAGTTCATTGACGAGCGCCTGGAGAAGCTGAACACCGGCGTGGGCTTTTCGGATGTGTTTGAGCAGGAAATCACCAACAGCGGGATGGCGGCGGGTAAGGAGGGTGCAGCCACTGACCCCACCTTCCCTGGGGGGGCAATAGGTGTGCGGTGCCCCCAGTGTGAGCCCCTGTGCGTATACAGCGACCCCACCCGCATCCCCAGGGAGCCATGGCAATGGATTTGCTTGGCCCTGCTGATCCCCGCCCGCCTCCCCCTATGACTCGATCCCTCCATTCTGTCCATCTGTCCCCCTCAGGTGCATCCATCACTGcaacctcttccccagcccccccagatGTAACTTTTGACAGTGGTGCCACCCAGGGTTCCCCCACAATGCACCCGGGGTTGGCAGTGATGGTAGGGCTGGCCTGGCAATATCCACCTCCTCACCAGGGCGTGGGTCAGGCtcgggggtgagggggaaaggagcggggggtggggagggtgaggaCCCCACCTAGGGCCCTTAGTCACTAATGGTCTGGGAATTTACATCTCTCCCTTTCCTGTCCCCGTGCAGGTAACCTGAGGTCGTACCAGCTGTGGGTGGAGAGCCTCAAGGTATGCAGCTGCCTGCTTGATCCATGTATGGGGTAGTGAGGCTTGATAGCAGCTTGTGGGGTCCACTGGAGGGGGTTGTGAAGTGGTGTGagtgcaggactgggagccaggactcctgggttctatccccagttctgggaggggtgtggggtgcagtggttagagcacaggggcTGGGATTCAGCACTCCTGAGTTCCAGGGAGTGGGatcccggatgcctgggttctgttcaACCCTGCCACTAACTTGCAATGTaacctggggagtgggggggagtcactgcaccgctctgtgcctcagtttaccccctctgtaaaatggtgatgacATCAACCTATCTGCATTAAGTATTACCTACAGCTTCTAGTTCACCAGCTAGCGGCAAAGGGTCAAATCATTCTGAGGCAACATGTTAAGTTCCCTGTGTCAGTAAATGCATCAAACTGGGCCCAAATCCAGACCCCCTGAAATTGAGGCAGATTTTGCAACTGATGTCGGGGGGAATCAGATTTGAGGTTCAACTGGTGTATTTTACACCATGAGAGGACGGATCCTtgattggtgtaaatcagcttaggCCCATTGACAACAGAGGGGCCAAGATCTAACCCCCGGGATCCTGCGGGCTGGGAAAGAGCAGGTGAATAAGTCCCAGAAGAGGTGAACGAAAGTAGCTGCTGCCCTACTTTAATGTACTGCTCGCTGTGTAAATTAACTCCCCTGGGGCATGTAATTTACACATGCTCCCGAACACACCACTTCCAAATGAGTAGCTTGATTCTGATCCCCTTCGAGTTAAATCAGGAGCGGCTCCGCAGAAGTCACTGGAATGCCCATAGTGGATTGAGAAGCTCAAGCCCTaagtttttgtttctccttagGGGCCATTAGTGGCTTAGACGCATTGACAATATTATGTTCTACTGTTGCCTCTCTTGAGAGGTAGCAGATGCCCAACACCGGGCATGCCAGCTTCcaagtggaggagaaatcagtgatatgGAGTCTGGGCATATTTGCAACTTGTTTATTTACACTCTATACACCAGTCTTGGAACAGAGGTGTATCTCATTCAGGGATCCCAGCCCATTGCAAAACTCCCTGCCCAGGGTGCAACACTGCCTTAAGAATCGGAGACCAAGATGGAGCAAACTGTCAAGCTGCTGTCCCAGCTCCCGGGCCTCAGCACGGCCCCCAGATTAACTGCCATACGCAGCGTGTGTCTTCCCACGGCTGACCGTTCGCTCGCctgctgaggaaaaaaaaaacaaacttggaGACCACATGTCACAGTACCGGCCTCCAGCTGATTCGAGTTAGCAGGACCATGGCAGAGAGCAACCCCCCACTGCTTGCAACAGCTCCCACCGGAGAAAATGCCATTGCAAAACTGGCAACAATGCGCCCAAGAACGCTGCTAAGAGAGAGATTGTCTGCGACAGCGCCACCTGGTGACTCCTGCTGCAACTGTATTCACCCACAGGCTCCCTCTAATGGCAGGAAGGTCAGGCTACTTGTGTCAGGGGGAAAGACAAAGCTAAGAACTGCAGAAGACACCAGGCACCTATAGGGGTCGCTCCAAAGCAACATCTCTGTGCTTTGTCTTGCCAGAAAGGCGGAGGGGCCCTGATCAACACTATGAAGAACAAGACGAACCCAGCCGTCAGGAACATGTACAAATACGTAAGGTCACCAGCCGGCTACACAGTCTTCCCCGTTCACTGGGCTCTGTTAGCAGGGGGATTTTATCAGTGGGGGGGAGCTCCCGGGGGCTGGGGTATCACAGGGGGATGCAGTTGTGTCT is a genomic window containing:
- the DENND1C gene encoding DENN domain-containing protein 1C isoform X3 gives rise to the protein MGSRIKENPQKTFDLFFEAACPTSADDDPQVLRQFPEEFDDQESIQMLPKFCFPFDIERVKENSVVQNFTFVLTDLEGNQRFGFCRLAGGFRACLCILSYLPWFEVFYKILNNIADHLAKEQLNELAEFLSALYCHPVPQLNSPVNLEFDQKLNKLRISTGNFLNGRHRDRSQDPAGGTESPSYFIAPDLGSLPTIPENRNLTEFVVAVDVPNMLQLYGSMLYERRILLTSGKLSTLTACVQASSAMLYPMYWQHIYIPTLPPHLLDYCCAPMPYLIGVHSSLMERVRDKALEDVVILNIDTNTLESPFQDLENLPSDVVSLLKLQLKKQSATTGDGVARAFLRAQALLFGGYRDALICTPGQPISFCQESFLNHKSSTMREFLQNAVHLQLFKQFIDERLEKLNTGVGFSDVFEQEITNSGMAAGNLRSYQLWVESLKAPSNGRKVRLLVSGGKTKLRTAEDTRHL